In Capsicum annuum cultivar UCD-10X-F1 unplaced genomic scaffold, UCD10Xv1.1 ctg23826, whole genome shotgun sequence, the DNA window tatgctTCTAAATAGTCAGGTCATCACTTTCTAGAAATGCATGAcaaagctatgttgctcggactcttcaaaactAAAGTTGCAGTCGTATCAGATCCTCTAAAGATGCATTATCTTTCAAGAATCTGAACACACCCGTCAGCATTTTTTAAGAGTAAGAGCAACATAGGCGGAAAGTGCATCAGTTATGTGTGTGTTTAGGGAGACGTCTGATTCAACATACCTGCAAGTTAACAACTAGAACCACAAGTTTAAGCGAATCGTATATTCCAAAGTACAAACCACGATAAACAACTATTCCAACACATGAGATGGTGAAGCCACGATAAAGACCAGGAATACCATCAGATTTGATGGTTTTCCAATAAACATCGAGCAAACCATTAAACTGCCTCTCACCACCCTTTTGTGCAACCTTGGCATCATTAGCAAGCCGTGTTCTGGCATAGTCCAGCGAGTACACAAATAAAAGGGACGAGGCACCAGCAGCGCCATCGAATGCTAAATTTCCTCCAAACCACTTCCAGTAGCCATCCCTTTCTTTATCGAAATTAAACATTCTCTTAAAATAG includes these proteins:
- the LOC124890749 gene encoding ADP,ATP carrier protein 3, mitochondrial-like, which translates into the protein VLNFTFKDYFKRMFNFDKERDGYWKWFGGNLAFDGAAGASSLLFVYSLDYARTRLANDAKVAQKGGERQFNGLLDVYWKTIKSDGIPGLYRGFTISCVGIVVYRGLYFGIYDSLKLVVLVVNLQDSFFASFFLGWGITIGAGLAFYPIDTVRRRMTMTSGEEVKYKGSLDTFSQIMKKEGTKSLFKGAAANNLCVVTGAGVLAGYDKLQLIVFGKKYGSGGGS